From the genome of Sulfurovum sp. NBC37-1, one region includes:
- a CDS encoding metal ABC transporter permease, with protein sequence MIEALSFDFVQHAILAGILVSLAAGIIGSLIVVNRMVFLAGGIAHTSYGGIGLAVYFGLPIFLGASLFAVGAALLIATLTIKNRHRIDTFIGLIWAVGMAIGVIFVDLTPGYNVDLMSYLFGSILAVNTEDLYFMGGLLAVILFAITFGYRHILAVSYDSEYAALRGVNVRFYYTLILILSALTVVVAIKVVGLILVIAMLTIPVYIAEKLSNSLFSMMLLSGAIATVFTLVGLWFSYIYNLTSGASIILVSAAFLGIFLLFTKGKTL encoded by the coding sequence ATGATAGAGGCACTTTCGTTTGACTTTGTCCAACACGCCATTCTGGCCGGCATTCTCGTCAGCCTTGCTGCCGGGATCATCGGTTCACTCATCGTGGTCAACCGCATGGTATTCCTTGCCGGTGGTATCGCCCATACTTCCTACGGAGGGATCGGTCTTGCGGTCTATTTCGGTCTGCCTATTTTTCTGGGAGCATCTCTCTTCGCCGTGGGTGCCGCCCTGCTCATAGCTACATTGACCATAAAGAACCGTCACCGTATTGACACGTTCATCGGACTCATCTGGGCGGTAGGAATGGCCATAGGTGTGATCTTTGTTGACCTGACACCGGGCTATAATGTCGACTTGATGAGCTATCTCTTCGGCTCCATACTCGCCGTAAACACGGAAGATCTCTATTTCATGGGAGGTCTGCTTGCAGTCATCCTGTTTGCGATCACCTTTGGCTACAGACATATCCTGGCAGTCTCCTACGACAGTGAATATGCTGCACTGAGAGGAGTTAATGTCAGGTTTTACTACACCCTCATCCTGATCCTCTCGGCACTCACCGTTGTCGTAGCCATTAAAGTGGTCGGGCTCATCCTTGTTATTGCTATGCTGACCATCCCGGTATACATTGCAGAAAAGCTTTCCAACAGCCTCTTTTCCATGATGCTTCTCTCCGGTGCCATTGCAACGGTCTTCACACTTGTAGGCCTCTGGTTCTCCTACATCTATAACCTGACTTCAGGTGCTTCCATTATTCTTGTATCGGCTGCATTTCTGGGGATATTTTTACTCTTTACAAAAGGAAAAACACTATGA
- a CDS encoding metal ABC transporter ATP-binding protein, translating to MNVIEIRNLTFAYDKDIVLENVNLNVEEKDFLAIIGPNGGGKSTLLKLILGVNKVQKGSIKVFGEAPHKNLSSIGYVPQNTNINTDFPIKVIEVVLMGHVGEKRPLFGYGKDEIACAMGALSQVGMQHYAQNKIGSLSGGQRQRVMIARALCAHPKILILDEPTASIDTKGQKEIYELLKLLNRDITIIVVSHDISVILEYANKAAHINRTLSFHDISDKKKTFHTHGDQDHFCEIELLQMLGADSCSTCGSDEGPLKPVPKWEEKK from the coding sequence ATGAATGTCATCGAAATACGGAACCTCACCTTCGCCTATGACAAAGATATTGTTCTGGAGAATGTGAACCTCAATGTTGAAGAGAAGGATTTCCTTGCCATTATCGGCCCCAACGGCGGAGGAAAATCGACCCTTCTCAAACTGATACTCGGTGTGAACAAGGTCCAGAAAGGCAGCATAAAGGTCTTTGGTGAAGCACCGCACAAGAACCTCTCTTCCATCGGCTATGTCCCGCAAAATACAAACATAAACACGGACTTCCCCATCAAGGTCATTGAAGTGGTCCTCATGGGGCATGTAGGCGAGAAGAGGCCGCTTTTCGGTTACGGGAAAGATGAGATAGCCTGTGCTATGGGAGCACTTTCCCAGGTAGGTATGCAACATTATGCCCAGAACAAGATCGGCTCTCTCTCCGGTGGGCAGCGACAAAGGGTCATGATCGCCAGAGCACTCTGCGCGCATCCAAAGATACTTATTTTGGATGAACCCACGGCCAGTATTGACACCAAAGGGCAGAAAGAGATCTATGAACTGCTCAAACTACTCAACAGGGATATTACCATCATCGTGGTCAGCCATGACATCTCGGTCATTCTGGAGTATGCGAACAAAGCGGCCCATATCAACAGAACGCTTTCTTTCCACGATATCAGCGATAAAAAGAAAACGTTCCATACCCACGGCGACCAGGATCATTTCTGTGAAATAGAACTGCTACAGATGCTTGGAGCCGATAGCTGCAGTACCTGTGGGAGTGATGAAGGTCCGCTTAAACCTGTACCCAAGTGGGAGGAAAAAAAATGA